DNA from Halobaculum sp. XH14:
GGCGGTCGCGCCGGGCAGGTCGACCACGAGGAGGTACTCGTCGTCGCTCTCCAGCACGTCCGCGAACACGGCCGCGGGAAGTTCCTTCAGCGCCTCGCGCAGTGTCGACATGGATGGGAGTAGGGGTGGACGGTCGAAAAAGGCCGCGGTCACTTCCGGGCGGGATCGCTCGTGAAATCTCCGAACGCGATCGTCGCCGACGACGCCGTCCGTGTCGGGACAGGGGCTCGAAACCGGACGGTCGAGAGCAACCGGGGATTTCGAGGCGTCCGGCACGACGGCCGGACACGTTTCCGATCACGACCGCCGAACGGGCCAGCGGTCACCGCACGTCCCGACACTCGACTCGAATCCAGATCACCGGGACCCCCATCGTTTAGCGTTCCTCGGACACACTCTCGTCCATGGAGATCGCACCGTTCGAACTCGAACGATGGTTCGCCGAGTACGAGCACGAGGCGGATATCATGCTCGCCGAATCCGGCATCAGATCGCTGCACGCCGACCGGTTCGACCTCGACGTGGGCGAACTGGGGTACGTCATCCCGACGAACGGCGACCCGGACCTGCGGGCCGACCTCGGGGCGCGCTACGACCGGAGCGCGGACGAGGTGCTGTTCACCTGTGGCACCCAGGAGGCGAACTTCCTGACGTTCATGGCGCTGCTGGGCTCCGAACACGGCGACGAGGCGGTCGTCGTCACGCCGACGTACCAGGCGCTCGACGGCCTCCCCGAGGCGTTCGGCGAGGTGACCCGCGTCGGTCTCGAACCGCCCGAATGGGAACTCGACGTCGACGCCGTCGCCGAGGCCGTCACCGACGACACCGCGGTCGTGGTGCTGGCGAACCCGAACAACCCGACCGGGCGCTACCATCCCGAGGCGACCGTGAGAGAGCTCTACGACGTGGCGGCCGCCCACGACGCCTACCTGCTCTGTGACGAGGTGTACCGACTGCTCACGGAGGACCCGCTCCCGCCGGTCGCGTCGTTCGGCGAGCGGGGGCTCTCGACCGCGAGCCTCACGAAGGCGTACGGGCTCGCGGGCACCCGGTTCGGCTGGCTCGTCGGCGACGGGTCGGTCGTCGATGCGGCCTGGGAGTGGAAGGACTACACGACCATCTCGCCCTCGGCGTTCGGCCAGCACCTCGCGCGGCAGGCGCTGGGCGAGCAGGAGGACGAAATCTTGCGTGAGAACCGCCACCTGGCCCGGAAACACCACGACATGGTCGCGGCGTGGCTCGACGAGCACGGCCTCGACTGGCACGACCCGGTCGGCGTCAACGGGTTCGTCACGGTGCCGGACGGGTTCGACGGGTCCCGCGAGTTCTGCCGGACGGTGGTCGAGGACGCGTCGGTCGTGCTCGCGCCGGGGGACGTGTTCGGGCACGACGACTACTTCCGCATCGGGTTCGGGCTCCCGACCGACGAACTCGAGGACGGACTGGCCCGCGTCGGGCGCGTGCTCGCCGAGTAGCCCCGACGGGAGAGAGCCCGGTGGGAGAACTCGGGTGTGTCCGGGGAACGTGAACCCGGGGAGTCGGGGGGCGAGGGAGGATCGAGGGACGGTATCGCGGGGAGAGAGCGCTTGCGAGCCGGATTCGCCGGCTTCGCCGACTCGCTATCAAACCGTTTATACCGCCCGCGAGGGTAGTCCGGGGCATGCCGAGAGAGCAGAAGCAGGTCCGGGAACTCCAGGAAGGGAGCTACGTCATGATGGACGACTCCCCCTGTACGATCAACCACTACAGCACGGCGAAGCCGGGCAAGCACGGCAGCGCCAAGGCCCGCGTGGAGGGCAAGGGCGTCTTCGACGAGAAGAAGCGCAGCCTGAGCCAGCCCGTCGACGCGAAGGTCTGGGTCCCCATCATCGAGCGGAAGGGCGGCCAGGTCGTCTCCATCTCGGGCGACGACGCACAGATCATGGACCTGGACACCTACGAGACGTTCACGATGCGCATCCCGGAGGGCGAAAGCTTCGAGCCGGACCAGAACATCGAGTACCTCGAGTACGAGGGCCAGCGGAAGGTCGTCGGATAACACCATGACTGCCCCGTTCCCGGGCGCGCGGGCGGCCGGCGACGGGGGCGACTCGGCGACCTACCACCTCGTCGGCGCGCCGCTCGACGCGACGACCACCTTCCGGCCGGGGACGCGGTTCGGCCCCGACCGCGTCCGCCGGTTCGCGGAACCGTTCGACGACTACGACCGCCGTACCGACTCGTTCTTCTCCGATGCGGGGGTCCGCGACGCCGGCGACGTCCGCGCCTGGGACGACGTGCCGGCCTACCTCGATCACCTGACCGGCGAACTCCGCGGCGCGGTCATCGACGACGCGCTCCCGCTCACGCTGGGCGGCGAGCACACGGTCACCTGGGCGGGCGTCCGCGCGACGGAACCCGACGTGCTCGTCGTCCTCGACGCCCACCTCGACCTCCGCGACGAGTACGACGGCAACCCCCTGAACCACGCCTGCGTCCTGCGGCGGTGTCTCGACGGGTTCGACGACGGCGACCCTCCGACCGTCGAGGAACTGGTCGTGGTCGGCGCGCGGACCGGCGCGCGAGAGGAGTGGGAGCGCGCCGACCGGGACGACGTCACGGTCGTCGCCCCCGAGGACGCCGCCGAGTGGCGCGAGCACGCGCCGGACCTGGCGGGTCGGGACGTCTACCTCTCGGTCGACGTCGACGCGGCGGACCCGGGGTTCGCCCCCGGGACCGGCACCATGGAGCCGTTCGGGCTGGGGCCCCGCGAACTGCGCGAGGTGGTTCGGGGCGTGGCCGGCCGCTGTGTCGGGTTCGACGTCGTCGAGGTGAACGACCGCGACGACGGCCAGACGGCCGCGCTGGCCGGGAAACTGGTGCGCGAGTTCGTCCACTCTCACCGGGCCGATTCCGACTCGTGAAGTCGGGTGGTCGTCCCGGGGAGACCTTGGTGACGACCGCCTTCGCTACCGCACCTCCCATAGTGGCGACCGCCGTGTCACGAGAACGGACCCGAACTACCCATCGATAGAACAGCAAGAACTGTCCGTGGGCGACGGTTTATGCGACTCGGTCCCAACCACGCTACATGAGCAACCAGCAGGCCCGGGACCCCGCTCCCGCCGAAGGCGACGACGGGGAGCGGTTCGCGGGCGACAAATCCGAGGACCTCCCGAGCCACGAGGTCACCGCCGGCCCGGAGCGCGCCCCCCACCGCGCGATGTTCCGCGCGATGGGCTATGACGACCGCGACCTCTCCTCGCCGATGGTCGGTATCCCGAACCCCGCCGCGGACATCACGCCCTGCAACGTCCACCTCGACGACGTCGCCGACGCCGCGCGCAAGGGCGTCGAGAACGCCGGCGGGATGCCCATCGAGTTCGGCACCGTCACCATCTCGGACGCCATCTCGATGGGGACCGAGGGGATGAAAGCCAGCCTCATCAGCCGCGAGGTCATCGCCGACTCCGTCGAACTCGTCTCCTTCGGCGAGCGCATGGACGCGCTCGTGACGGTCGCCGGCTGTGACAAGAACCTCCCCGGGATGATGATGGCCGCCATCCGGACCGACCTGCCCTCCGTCTTCCTCTACGGCGGGTCGATCATGCCCGGCGAGCACGACGGGCGTGACATCACGGTCCAGAACGTCTTCGAGGGCGTCGGCACGTACGCCGAGGGCGAGATGTCCGCCGACGAACTCGACGAGATGGAGCGACACGCCTGCCCCGGCGCCGGCTCCTGTGGCGGGATGTTCACCGCGAACACGATGGCGTCGATCTCCGAGGCGCTGGGGCTCGCGCCACTGGGCGCCGCCTCCCCGCCGGCCGAGTCCGACGAACGGCTCGACGTGGCCCGCCGGGCGGGCGAACTCGCCCTGGAGTGTGTCGAGCAGGACCGCCGGCCCTCCGACGTCGTCAGCAGGAAGTCGTTCGAGAACGCCATCGCCGTCCAGGTGGCGATGGGCGGCTCGACGAACGCGGTGCTTCACCTGCTCGCGCTCGCCGCGGAGGCGGACGTCGACCTCTCGATCGAGGAGTTCGACGAGATCTCCCGGCGGACGCCCAAGATCGCGAACCTCCAGCCCGGCGGCACGCGCGTCATGCTCGACCTCCACGAGGTCGGCGGCGTCCCGGTCGTTATGCGCCGCCTGCTCGCGGGCGGCTACCTCCACGGCAACGCGATGACCGTCACCGGCCGCACCGTCGCCGAGGAACTCGCCCACCTCGAGGAGCGCGGCGCGCTCCCCGAGGACGACGCCATCGAGGCGGACTTCCTCTACACGACCGACGAGCCTTACTCCGAGGAGGGCGCCATCAAGGTGCTCACCGGCAACCTCGCGCCCGACGGAGCGGTGCTGAAAGTCACCGGCGACGACGCGTTCCACCACGAGGGACCGGCCCGCGTGTTCGAGGACGAGGAGTCCGCGATGGCGTACGTCCAGTCGGGCGACATCGAGTCGGGCGACGTGCTCGTCATCCGGAATGAGGGGCCACGCGGCGGCCCGGGGATGCGCGAGATGCTCGGCGTCACCGCCGCGGTCGTCGGCGCGGGCCACGAGGACGACGTCGCGCTGCTGACCGACGGACGCTTCTCGGGCGCGACCCGCGGCCCGATGGTCGGCCACGTCGCCCCCGAGGCGGCGGACGGCGGCCCGATCGGCCTGGTCGAGGACGGCGACACGGTGACCGTGGACATCCCGAGCCGCGAGCTTTCGGTGGATCTGGACGACGACGAACTGGAGCGGCGTGCTGACGACTGGGAGCCGCGGGAGCCGGCGTACGTCGGCGGCGTGCTGGCGAAATACGCGCGCGACTTCGGGAGTGCTGCTAACGGTGCGGTGACGAATCCGAAGGCGAAACGGGAGTAGGTGGAGACGGACTCGGGTTTCGTTTTGGTTTCTCGATTGATCGGCTCGAAAGTCATCGCTATCGTCCTTTCGGGGAAGTTCGGTCGACGCTCCGACTGCCTCGAAAGCCCTCGGTGTATCGTATTCAGACCTGTCTCGGGTATCAGTGACGCACGCCTCGAAAGCCCCCTCGGCTGTCGACTCGGTGCGACTGCTGTGCTCCTCGGCTCGCTACGCTCGCCTGCGGTGCTTGACAGTCGCGCCATCGCCGACAGCCGAGGCCCCTTTCAGTCCCACCCGACCGCACCGCCACCGCACCTCACCCTCCCCAGCCTCCTGTGCTCCTCGATTCACTCGCTGCGCTCGTTCACCTGCGGTGCTCGTCCCTCGCGCGCGTCGACTCACCCCACGAGGGGGTTCGCGTCACGCGCGCCAGCCGGCTGATTCACGTCACGAGGTCTCCGAACTCCCGTTTAACGTCTCGTGAATCCCGAGCACCAGCGCCGGCACGACGACCATGAAGACGTGCTCCTCCAGGGGAATCCCGAGCAGTTCGACCCCCGTCCGCATCGGGATCGAGAACACGCCGACCTCCAGCGTGTACCAGTCCCAGACGTACGCGACGGGGTAGAGCACGGCGATCGTCCTCGCGGCGCGCCACAGCGCGTCCCGCCCCTCCCGAGCCAGCAGCGCGAGCGCGGCGGTCCCGAACGCGACCTCCGTGGCGAGGTAGGTGTACGGGCCGAGGGCGGTGACGTTCGGGAGTCCGACGTCCGCGAGCGGTCGGAAGAACGTCGCCACCAGCAGGCCGGCGAGGAACAGGTACGCGCCCCGGATCAGGAGCATCGTCGCCGTCTCGGCGTCCGCGGGGTAGGCGAGCGCGACGACGGCGGCGTAGACGAGGCTCGCGGCGGGGGCGCTCGGCGGGACGACGCCCACGACCGCGAGCGGGACCACCGAGAACAGCCCCGCGCCGATGATGCCGTAGGCGAGCGTCCGGGCGCGCGAGCGGCCGAGCGCGACGGCGACCGTGCGCTTCCCGATGGAGGTGTCGTAGGCGTAGTCCTGCGAGTCGTCGACCACCTTCACCCCGGCGAGCGTGACGAGGAACACGCAGGCGAGCGCCAGCGGCTCCGGGGCGACGAGGCCGGTCTGGGCGACGTAGCCGCCCAGGACGCACAGCGCGATGCCGGTCGGGTAGCCCAGCGTCGTCGTCACCGGGTTCGTGTCGAGCTGTGGCGCGTGGAGGAAGCCGACGAACCAGGTCGGGAGCGTGACGAGCGCCGCGAGCGGGCCGGCCGCGGCGAGGAGCCAGAGGAGGCAGGCCAGAAAGCCGACCCCCGCGCCGACGAGGCCGAGCCGACAGCCCCGCTCGGTCATCGGGTGGTCATCGTCCTCGCCGCGGCCGTAGAAGTCGACGTAGCCGTCCTTCACGTGGGCGGTGTAGACGGCGAAGAACATCGCGGCGGCGTGGACGAGCGCCACCCGGACGTCGAACCCGCCCCCGAGCGACTCGCCCGCGAGTGACGCGCCGAACAGCGAGGCCGCGAGCGGCGGGAGCATGAACACGGGGTGGACCTGGGAGGCGAACGCTCGGAGGGTCGCCGTCGGCCCGCTCCCGTGGCGGGCGACTGCCATACGACTCGTTCGGCCGCAGTTCGGTTAAAACGATTGGCGGGGTGGGCTCGGGAACGGACGCGACGGAGGCATGCGGGACCGGGAGCGGATCAGCCGGTCGGATCCAGCGCGTCCCGGAGCGCGTCGGCCGCGAGTTTGAACGCCAGCGTCGTCCCCGCGAGCGCGACGACGCCGCTCGTCGCCACCCACCACTGGCTGGTGACGCCGAACTGGATGCCGGTGGCGATGAGTTCGCCCCACGAGGGCTGGTCGACGTCGTTCAGTTGCAGGTACGCGATGGCCGCCTCGGTGACGAGCAGCAGCGGGACCTGCTGGCCGAACGCCGTCACGATGCCGTGGGAGACGTTCGGGAGCACGTGCCGCCGGAGCCGATACCCCGGCGCGCCGCCGAGCGCCTGTGCGGCCCGGACGTACTCCTCGTCGCGGCGCTGTCTCGTTTCGGCGCGGACGACGCGCGCGACGCCGCCCCACGAGAACAGCCCGAACACGAGCACGAGCATGAAGAGGCTCTTCTCGACGACGAGCACCAGCACGACGTACGCGACGATCGCGGGGATGGTCTGCTGGACGTCGACGTACCGGCTGAGGACGGCGTCGATCCGGCCGCCGTAGAAGCCGGCCGTCGCGCCGACGATCGCCCCCAGCGGGACGACGATGGCCGCGCTGATCACCGCCACGTACAGCGCGAGGCGGGTCCCCGCGACGAGCAGCGTCAGCACGTCGAAGCCCAGGCCGTCGGTGCCGAGCGGGTGCGCGAGCGAGCCCTGACAGCGGTCCCCGGTCACCTGCCCGGCACACGAGGCGATGCCGTCGGTGTCGACGCTCAGCCCGACCGGCGGCTGGCCGCCCAGAAGCGGGTCCGCGGACGGGCTGCCGACCAGCGGCGGGCCGACGACGCCGACGAGGAAGAACGCGGCGAGCGCGGCGAGCGCGAGCGTCGCGCCCGTGTCCTCGGAGAGCCGGTGCCAGTACCGCGCCGCGAGCTCCCGGTTCGGAACGAGCCGGCTGGCGAGCGTCCCCAGCAGCCACAGCGACGCGAGGAACAGCCAGTCCGACCGCGTCGGGTCCCACTCCCAGGCGGGCACGAGGTAGACGTGCACGACGAACGCGTCATAGCAGAACAGCGCCGCAAGCGCGAGCAGCGCGACCGCGGAGACGACGGTGCGTGCCGGGAGGCCGGCGAGTCGCTTGCCCACGCCCCCCGGCTCCTCGGGACCCGTGGCGAGCTGGCCGAGCGAGCGCTCGTCCCGCTCGCGGAACTCGGGGGACGCCTCGGCGTCGAACCCGTGGACGAACGTCCTGTTGCCCCTGCGGGCACCGTCCGAGGACGCTCCCGCGCCGCCGCTCCCGTCGCGGTCGCCCCCGTCGGTCACGGCGGGGCGAGTCGAGCGCCGGTCGTTGGGGTCCCGAGCCACGTCGGCCCCGAGTCGGCCGCCGCTCGACCTAAAAGCGCCGATGGCTGAACTGCTCGTTTGAGCAAACCATTAGTAGCGACGGCGACCACTCCGGCCAGACGTGCTCGAACCGACTGACGGCCCGGAACGGAGCGGCTCGCCGTGAGGGGACGCCGGCTCCTCGTCCGCCTCGCCGAGGCGTGTCTCACGGTGTTCGTCGGGCTCACGGCCACGTTCGCCATCGTGACCGTCGCGCCGAACACGGCGGTCGAGGGCGCGGTCGCGAGCGCCTCGTTCGCCTCCGGCGGCGAGTTGAACGAGAGCGAACTGGCGGCGCTCCGGGAGACGTACCGCGCGGCACGCGGACTCGACCGCCCGCTCTCGGCCCGCTACGTCGGGTACATGCTCCACATGGTCACGCTCCAGTGGGGCGTCTCCTTCAGCCTCGACGCGCCCGTGACCGCGCTGGTGGCCGACCGGATGGCGCGGACGCTCCGCTACGCGATTCCGGGGTTCCTCCTCGCGGTCGTGTTCGGCGTCACGGGCGGGCTCTACAGCACCGCGCGGGAGGGCACCCTCCGGGCCGCCGCGATCCGGGTGGGCGGGTATCTCGCGTTCGGGATCCCGAACTTCTGGATCGCCGGGGTGCTGCTGTGGGTGCTCGCGCTCCCGCCGGTCGCGGCCGCGCTCGGGCCTGCTTGGTGGCTCACGCGCTGGGCGTTCCCGGCGCTGCTGCTCGCGACGACGCTGTTCGCCAGCCAGCTCGCCTACACGCGCTCGGAGACCCGCGAGGTCGTCGGCGCGGACTTCGTCCGCTACCTCCACGCGAAGGGGCTCTCGGGACGAACGGTCGCGTTGCGGGTGCTCCGGAACGTCGTCGGCCCCATCGCGGCGCTGTTCGTCACGGACCTGCTCGCGGTGCTGGTCGTCGCCATCTACGTCATCGAGTTCGCGTTCGGCATCCCGGGGTTCGGCCGGCTCTCCTACGACGCGGCCATCGAGCGCGACATGCCGCTGCTGCTCGGGACGGCGGTCGTGGTGATCGTGATCGGCGTCCTCGGCAACCTCCTCAGCGACGTGATCGCCAGCGCTGCTGACCCGCGAACCAGGGAGGGGGGTGAGTCGTGACGAACCCGTCGCCCGCGACCGAGTCGACTGCCACGGACGGACCACCGACGTCCCGACGCCGGTTCCTGTCCGCTGTCGCGGCGGCGGGCACCGCCGGCGTCGCGGGGCTGTCTGGCTGTCTCTCCGGCGCTCCCGAGGAGCCCGAGCGACCGTGGGTCGAGCGAACGGCGGGCGACCCGCCCGGAACCGTGGTCGAGGGTCGCGTCAGGCTCTCGCGGGGCCAGTACGCGACGATACCCCTCCGCTGGCCCGAAAGCGAGGGTCCGGCGAGCGTCTCGGGGACGATGACCGAGCGACTCTCGCTCCCGTTCGACGTGTTCACGTTCGGGCCCGACGCGCTCGCGGCGTACACGGAGGGGAGCGAGGCCGACGGGCTGTCGTCGCTCTCCGAGTCCGGGACGACGCGGGCCATGTTCCGGGACGTGCGACTCGCCCACGGCGAGTACGCGATGGTCGTGGACAACACGCGCTTTGGCGGCGAGCCGGGGTACGACGAGATCTCGGTGTCGGTGTCCGTGGAACTGGAGTACTGAGTGCCGTCGTGCGTGGACCGGTCGGAACGGACCCGGGAACGACGACCACGTCCGGACCGATCGGATCACCCGCGCGGGACGAGGCTCAGAACGACTCGTTCTCGCTCTCGCCGACGCCCTCCCGCGTGTCGTTGGAGACGCCCCGATCCGAGTAG
Protein-coding regions in this window:
- the ilvD gene encoding dihydroxy-acid dehydratase, translated to MSNQQARDPAPAEGDDGERFAGDKSEDLPSHEVTAGPERAPHRAMFRAMGYDDRDLSSPMVGIPNPAADITPCNVHLDDVADAARKGVENAGGMPIEFGTVTISDAISMGTEGMKASLISREVIADSVELVSFGERMDALVTVAGCDKNLPGMMMAAIRTDLPSVFLYGGSIMPGEHDGRDITVQNVFEGVGTYAEGEMSADELDEMERHACPGAGSCGGMFTANTMASISEALGLAPLGAASPPAESDERLDVARRAGELALECVEQDRRPSDVVSRKSFENAIAVQVAMGGSTNAVLHLLALAAEADVDLSIEEFDEISRRTPKIANLQPGGTRVMLDLHEVGGVPVVMRRLLAGGYLHGNAMTVTGRTVAEELAHLEERGALPEDDAIEADFLYTTDEPYSEEGAIKVLTGNLAPDGAVLKVTGDDAFHHEGPARVFEDEESAMAYVQSGDIESGDVLVIRNEGPRGGPGMREMLGVTAAVVGAGHEDDVALLTDGRFSGATRGPMVGHVAPEAADGGPIGLVEDGDTVTVDIPSRELSVDLDDDELERRADDWEPREPAYVGGVLAKYARDFGSAANGAVTNPKAKRE
- a CDS encoding aminotransferase class I/II-fold pyridoxal phosphate-dependent enzyme, which codes for MEIAPFELERWFAEYEHEADIMLAESGIRSLHADRFDLDVGELGYVIPTNGDPDLRADLGARYDRSADEVLFTCGTQEANFLTFMALLGSEHGDEAVVVTPTYQALDGLPEAFGEVTRVGLEPPEWELDVDAVAEAVTDDTAVVVLANPNNPTGRYHPEATVRELYDVAAAHDAYLLCDEVYRLLTEDPLPPVASFGERGLSTASLTKAYGLAGTRFGWLVGDGSVVDAAWEWKDYTTISPSAFGQHLARQALGEQEDEILRENRHLARKHHDMVAAWLDEHGLDWHDPVGVNGFVTVPDGFDGSREFCRTVVEDASVVLAPGDVFGHDDYFRIGFGLPTDELEDGLARVGRVLAE
- a CDS encoding ABC transporter permease, producing the protein MARDPNDRRSTRPAVTDGGDRDGSGGAGASSDGARRGNRTFVHGFDAEASPEFRERDERSLGQLATGPEEPGGVGKRLAGLPARTVVSAVALLALAALFCYDAFVVHVYLVPAWEWDPTRSDWLFLASLWLLGTLASRLVPNRELAARYWHRLSEDTGATLALAALAAFFLVGVVGPPLVGSPSADPLLGGQPPVGLSVDTDGIASCAGQVTGDRCQGSLAHPLGTDGLGFDVLTLLVAGTRLALYVAVISAAIVVPLGAIVGATAGFYGGRIDAVLSRYVDVQQTIPAIVAYVVLVLVVEKSLFMLVLVFGLFSWGGVARVVRAETRQRRDEEYVRAAQALGGAPGYRLRRHVLPNVSHGIVTAFGQQVPLLLVTEAAIAYLQLNDVDQPSWGELIATGIQFGVTSQWWVATSGVVALAGTTLAFKLAADALRDALDPTG
- a CDS encoding ABC transporter permease, whose amino-acid sequence is MRGRRLLVRLAEACLTVFVGLTATFAIVTVAPNTAVEGAVASASFASGGELNESELAALRETYRAARGLDRPLSARYVGYMLHMVTLQWGVSFSLDAPVTALVADRMARTLRYAIPGFLLAVVFGVTGGLYSTAREGTLRAAAIRVGGYLAFGIPNFWIAGVLLWVLALPPVAAALGPAWWLTRWAFPALLLATTLFASQLAYTRSETREVVGADFVRYLHAKGLSGRTVALRVLRNVVGPIAALFVTDLLAVLVVAIYVIEFAFGIPGFGRLSYDAAIERDMPLLLGTAVVVIVIGVLGNLLSDVIASAADPRTREGGES
- the speB gene encoding agmatinase; translated protein: MTAPFPGARAAGDGGDSATYHLVGAPLDATTTFRPGTRFGPDRVRRFAEPFDDYDRRTDSFFSDAGVRDAGDVRAWDDVPAYLDHLTGELRGAVIDDALPLTLGGEHTVTWAGVRATEPDVLVVLDAHLDLRDEYDGNPLNHACVLRRCLDGFDDGDPPTVEELVVVGARTGAREEWERADRDDVTVVAPEDAAEWREHAPDLAGRDVYLSVDVDAADPGFAPGTGTMEPFGLGPRELREVVRGVAGRCVGFDVVEVNDRDDGQTAALAGKLVREFVHSHRADSDS
- a CDS encoding translation initiation factor IF-5A — protein: MPREQKQVRELQEGSYVMMDDSPCTINHYSTAKPGKHGSAKARVEGKGVFDEKKRSLSQPVDAKVWVPIIERKGGQVVSISGDDAQIMDLDTYETFTMRIPEGESFEPDQNIEYLEYEGQRKVVG
- a CDS encoding twin-arginine translocation signal domain-containing protein, translating into MTNPSPATESTATDGPPTSRRRFLSAVAAAGTAGVAGLSGCLSGAPEEPERPWVERTAGDPPGTVVEGRVRLSRGQYATIPLRWPESEGPASVSGTMTERLSLPFDVFTFGPDALAAYTEGSEADGLSSLSESGTTRAMFRDVRLAHGEYAMVVDNTRFGGEPGYDEISVSVSVELEY
- a CDS encoding lycopene cyclase domain-containing protein, which codes for MAVARHGSGPTATLRAFASQVHPVFMLPPLAASLFGASLAGESLGGGFDVRVALVHAAAMFFAVYTAHVKDGYVDFYGRGEDDDHPMTERGCRLGLVGAGVGFLACLLWLLAAAGPLAALVTLPTWFVGFLHAPQLDTNPVTTTLGYPTGIALCVLGGYVAQTGLVAPEPLALACVFLVTLAGVKVVDDSQDYAYDTSIGKRTVAVALGRSRARTLAYGIIGAGLFSVVPLAVVGVVPPSAPAASLVYAAVVALAYPADAETATMLLIRGAYLFLAGLLVATFFRPLADVGLPNVTALGPYTYLATEVAFGTAALALLAREGRDALWRAARTIAVLYPVAYVWDWYTLEVGVFSIPMRTGVELLGIPLEEHVFMVVVPALVLGIHETLNGSSETS